One region of Quercus lobata isolate SW786 chromosome 2, ValleyOak3.0 Primary Assembly, whole genome shotgun sequence genomic DNA includes:
- the LOC115975721 gene encoding putative disease resistance protein RGA3, translating into MTELALSIAENVIKKLGSLAYQEICMSQDIASNLTKFQLTMSTIQAVLMDAEEKQVRNRALSVWLEQLKDVFYDAIDVLDEFECEDLRRKVVETYGNTSEQVLHSVLQSSFNPLGFRFKMGHRIKKIIERLEEIAKVRAQFYLNERLDDKSIGHREREMTHSFLCDSNVIGRADDKQKIVDLLMRPNEDNNAFVIAIVGIGGMGKTTLAQWVYNDERIARNFDTRIWVCVSDDFNILKLAKEILKCAGGRISENMTMDEVQVSLRNTLNEKNFFIVLDDVWNDDRSKWIDLKNLLIGGAKRSKIVVTTRIQEVALMMASGPIHNLKGLSEDDCLSLFLMWAFKEGEKQQYPTLIEIGKEIVTKSKGVPLAVKTLGGLLYSKFDDRDWIFIRDNEIWKLEQKENDILPALRLSYDQLPSSLKQCFAYCSLYPKDHIYFSDELIQSWMANSLLHNSNKNPQELEDIGLQYVKELFSRSLFQEFSDFGYCYIFKMHDLVHDLSLYVAQSDHCLVENTNNRKNYEKVRHVSILDYNLGANELTTFLHKLNNGARTIIFRNEDVDPINVNESFFKTCISRFKYLRLLDLRFLRFEVLPSSIGSLKHLRYLRLRRNKQIKKLPNSICDMQNLETLILDGCGGLEELPRDIRKMISLRYLWITTKQSRLLENGIECLYSLRTMVFYKCLKLESLPEGIQCLTSLRRLEFTSCESLMSLPRGLKYLIELESLIIFDCGKLNLMEGEDYPTSLRSLRIGSLPQLVALPQWLIRFGNTLQVLIIHFFENLEALPEWFPYLISLRKLVIWACPKLSSLPERMDCLTSLKELEIGYCLQLSRNCKRDVGKDWPKIAHVPLLKIV; encoded by the coding sequence ATGACGGAGTTGGCCTTATCCATTGCAGAAAATGTCATCAAGAAGCTAGGATCCCTTGCTTACCAAGAAATTTGCATGTCACAGGACATTGCAAGCAATCTGACAAAGTTTCAGCTCACCATGTCCACCATTCAAGCCGTGTTGATGGATGCCGAGGAGAAGCAAGTCAGAAATCGAGCCCTAAGTGTTTGGCTAGAGCAACTCAAAGATGTCTTTTATGATGCCATTGATGTGCTGGATGAATTCGAGTGTGAAGATCTACGAAGGAAAGTGGTGGAAACATATGGAAACACAAGCGAACAGGTACTTCACTCTGTTTTGCAATCTTCTTTTAACCCTCTTGGCTTTCGTTTTAAAATGGGTCATAGAATCAAAAAGATCATAGAGAGGTTAGAAGAGATAGCAAAGGTTAGAGCTCAGTTTTATCTTAATGAGCGACTTGATGATAAGAGTATTGGGCACAGGGAGAGGGAGATGACCCATTCCTTTCTTTGTGATTCTAATGTTATTGGGAGGGCTGATGATAAGCAAAAGATAGTGGATCTTTTGATGCGCCCAAATGAAGATAATAATGCATTTGTGATTGCTATAGTGGGCATCGGAGGGATGGGCAAGACAACACTTGCTCAGTGGGTGTATAATGATGAAAGGATTGCTAGAAATTTTGACACTAGAATATGGGTATGTGTGTCAGACgactttaatattttaaaactgGCAAAAGAAATCCTTAAATGCGCAGGTGGTAGAATTAGTGAAAACATGACTATGGATGAAGTGCAAGTCAGTTTACGAAACACATTGAACGAGAAAAACTTCTTCATCGTGTTGGATGATGTTTGGAATGATGATCGTAGTAAATGGATTGATCTAAAGAATTTGTTAATAGGAGGTGCCAAAAGAAGTAAAATTGTTGTCACTACACGGATTCAAGAAGTTGCCTTAATGATGGCTTCTGGACCCATCCACAACTTGAAAGGTCTTTCGGAGGACGATTGCCTGTCCTTATTCTTAATGTGGGCATTCAAGGAAGGAGAGAAGCAACAATATCCAACACTAATTGAGATTGGAAAAGAAATCGTGACAAAAAGTAAAGGCGTTCCTTTAGCTGTAAAAACTTTAGGAGGCTTActttattcaaaatttgatgatCGTGATTGGATTTTTATAAGGGATAATGAAATATGGAAATTGgagcaaaaggaaaatgatattttacctGCCTTAAGATTGAGTTACGATCAATTGCCATCAAGCTTAAAACAATGTTTTGCTTATTGCTCGTTATATCCAAAGGATCATATCTATTTTAGTGACGAGTTGATTCAATCTTGGATGGCTAATAGTCTTCTCCATAACTCCAACAAAAATCCTCAAGAATTGGAAGATATTGGCCTACAATATGTAAAAGAGTTATTTTCAAGATCTCTCTTTCAAGAATTTAGTGATTTTGGTTACTGTTATATCTTTAAAATGCATGATTTAGTTCATGATCTTTCATTATATGTTGCACAAAGTGATCATTGCTTAGTTGAAAACACTAATAACCGGAAAAATTATGAGAAGGTTAGGCACGTGTCGATTTTGGACTATAATTTGGGTGCTAATGAACTGACAACATTTTTACACAAGTTGAACAATGGTGCACGAACGATTATTTTCCGAAATGAAGATGTAGACCCTATTAATGTTAATGAATCCTTTTTTAAAACATGCATTTCAAGATTTAAGTACCTGCGGTTGCTAGATTTGAGGTTTTTAAGATTTGAGGTGTTGCCAAGCTCCATTGGTAGTTTGAAGCATTTGAGGTATCTTCGCTTAAGGCGTAATAAGCAGATAAAAAAATTGCCCAACTCCATTTGTGACATGCAAAATTTGGAAACTTTGATACTTGATGGATGTGGAGGGCTTGAAGAGTTGCCAAGAGATATAAGGAAGATGATCAGTCTCAGATATTTGTGGataaccacaaaacaatcacGTTTGCTAGAAAATGGAATTGAGTGTCTATATTCTCTTCGAACTATGGTCTTCTACAAATGTCTCAAATTGGAGTCTTTACCTGAAGGGATTCAATGCCTCACATCTCTACGTAGGTTGGAGTTCACGTCTTGTGAAAGCTTGATGTCTTTGCCACGTGGTCTGAAATATCTAATTGAGTTAGAAAGCCTCATAATCTTTGATTGTGGAAAGCTTAATTTGATGGAAGGGGAAGACTACCCAACGAGCCTTCGATCACTTCGAATTGGCTCTTTGCCACAACTAGTGGCTCTGCCCCAATGGCTCATAAGATTTGGCAACACATTACAGGTcttaattattcatttttttgagAACTTGGAGGCATTACCAGAGTGGTTCCCATATCTCATTTCCCTTCGAAAACTTGTGATTTGGGCCTGCCCAAAATTATCGTCTTTGCCTGAGAGAATGGATTGCCTCACTTCCCTAAAAGAACTAGAGATTGGATATTGTCTTCAATTGAGCAGAAATTGCAAGCGAGATGTTGGCAAGGATTGGCCCAAGATAGCACACGTTCCTCttcttaaaattgtttga